One Desulfitibacter sp. BRH_c19 genomic window carries:
- a CDS encoding histidine kinase: MYKDTEDALKDRSLELNEAIEYEKLRTAFFANISHEIRTPLNVILSAEQMIRVKLEDIAGNSKKEEVNHYMNVIKQNSNRLVRIINNLLDITKLDAECFTVNLKNWDIVRVVEDICLGVAKYIQDRDIELIFDTDVEEKIVACDADKIERIMLNLLSNAVKFTPVGGSIYVNLHEKENKVLIIVKDTGIGIPMEKKDWIFEMFVQVDKTTTRSREGSGIGLSIVKSLVEMHDGSIRVICEQGKGSEFIIEIPDKTIPDLVDKQEIPGNEFTPNIDKINIEFSDIY, from the coding sequence ATGTATAAGGATACTGAGGATGCTTTGAAGGATCGTTCGCTTGAGCTAAATGAGGCTATAGAATATGAAAAATTGAGAACAGCTTTTTTTGCTAATATTTCCCATGAGATTAGGACACCTCTTAATGTAATACTCTCAGCCGAACAAATGATAAGGGTTAAGCTTGAAGACATTGCAGGTAATAGTAAAAAGGAAGAAGTTAACCACTATATGAATGTGATAAAGCAGAATTCTAACAGATTGGTACGCATTATAAATAATCTTCTAGATATAACTAAATTGGATGCAGAATGCTTTACTGTTAATCTGAAAAATTGGGACATAGTAAGAGTTGTAGAGGATATTTGCTTAGGCGTAGCAAAATATATTCAAGATAGAGATATAGAATTGATTTTCGACACAGATGTGGAAGAAAAGATAGTTGCATGTGATGCGGATAAAATTGAAAGAATAATGCTTAATTTACTTTCAAATGCTGTTAAGTTTACACCTGTGGGCGGTAGCATATATGTGAATCTTCATGAAAAAGAGAATAAAGTACTTATTATTGTCAAGGATACGGGTATAGGTATACCCATGGAAAAGAAGGACTGGATATTTGAAATGTTTGTACAGGTTGATAAGACAACAACAAGAAGTAGGGAAGGTAGTGGCATTGGTCTTTCTATTGTAAAATCTTTGGTAGAAATGCATGATGGGAGTATTAGGGTTATATGCGAACAAGGAAAGGGCAGCGAATTTATTATAGAAATTCCTGACAAGACAATACCAGATCTGGTAGATAAACAAGAAATTCCAGGTAATGAATTTACTCCGAACATCGACAAAATTAATATTGAATTTTCTGATATATATTAA